In Kitasatospora sp. NA04385, a single genomic region encodes these proteins:
- a CDS encoding exo-alpha-sialidase → MNDARDARGFLLAVGTQKGLFLGRGSDRGTWEFSGPHFPMNAVYAVGVDRRGGRTRLLVGADSSHWGPSVWWSDDLGASWQEPARPAVKFPERTGASLERVWQLQPAGDEAPGVVYAGTEPAALFRSADGGESFALVDGLWDHPQREHWGAGFGGQGMHTVLTDPRNPDALLVAVSSGGAYRTADGGLSWRPSNLGVRADFLPDRFPEFGQCVHKIARDAGDPDRLYLQNHGGVYRSDDAGRTWKSIAGDLPADFGFGVAAHPRTPGTAYLFPLDADYARLPVDRRCRVFRTTDAGETWQPLDTGLPAEAHYGVVLRDALCTDDGDPAGVYFGNRNGEVYGSPDGGDHWSLLASHLPDVLCVRAAAL, encoded by the coding sequence ATGAACGATGCACGGGATGCCCGGGGTTTCCTGCTGGCCGTCGGCACGCAGAAGGGCCTGTTCCTGGGCCGCGGTTCGGACCGCGGGACGTGGGAGTTCAGCGGCCCGCACTTCCCGATGAACGCGGTCTACGCGGTGGGCGTCGACCGTCGCGGCGGCCGCACCCGGCTGCTGGTCGGAGCGGACAGCAGCCACTGGGGCCCCTCGGTGTGGTGGTCGGACGACCTGGGCGCGAGCTGGCAGGAGCCCGCGCGACCGGCGGTGAAGTTCCCCGAGCGGACCGGCGCCTCGCTGGAGCGGGTGTGGCAGTTGCAGCCGGCCGGCGACGAGGCCCCGGGCGTGGTGTACGCGGGCACCGAACCGGCCGCGCTGTTCCGCTCCGCCGACGGCGGCGAGAGCTTCGCCCTGGTCGACGGGCTGTGGGACCACCCGCAGCGCGAGCACTGGGGCGCCGGGTTCGGCGGCCAGGGCATGCACACCGTCCTCACCGACCCGCGGAACCCGGACGCGCTGCTGGTCGCGGTCTCCTCCGGCGGCGCCTACCGCACCGCCGACGGCGGCCTGAGCTGGCGGCCGTCCAACCTGGGCGTGCGGGCCGACTTCCTGCCCGACCGGTTCCCCGAGTTCGGCCAGTGCGTGCACAAGATCGCCCGGGACGCGGGCGACCCGGACCGGCTGTACCTGCAGAACCACGGCGGCGTGTACCGCAGCGACGACGCGGGGCGGACGTGGAAGTCGATCGCCGGCGACCTGCCCGCCGACTTCGGCTTCGGCGTCGCCGCGCACCCGCGCACCCCCGGCACCGCGTACCTGTTCCCGCTGGACGCCGACTACGCCCGGCTGCCCGTCGACCGCCGCTGCCGGGTCTTCCGCACCACCGACGCGGGCGAGACCTGGCAGCCGCTGGACACCGGCCTGCCCGCCGAGGCGCACTACGGCGTGGTCCTGCGCGACGCGCTGTGCACCGACGACGGCGACCCGGCGGGCGTCTACTTCGGCAACCGCAACGGCGAGGTCTACGGCTCCCCCGACGGCGGCGACCACTGGTCGCTGCTCGCCTCCCACCTGCCGGACGTGCTGTGCGTACGGGCGGCGGCCCTCTGA
- a CDS encoding MarR family winged helix-turn-helix transcriptional regulator, with protein sequence MDDPRWLDETEMAAWRGFVAATNLVARRLERQLKEDAGLSHTQYEILVQLSAAPGGSLRMTDLADRLITSKSGLTYQVTQLEKAGLVARRSCPSDVRGVFAEITDQGWTALRAAAPGHVAAVREALIDVLTPAQLAALAESLGTVSDRLRAADS encoded by the coding sequence ATGGACGATCCCCGCTGGCTCGACGAGACCGAGATGGCCGCCTGGCGCGGGTTCGTCGCGGCCACCAACCTGGTCGCCCGCCGCCTGGAGCGCCAGCTCAAGGAGGACGCGGGGCTCTCCCACACCCAGTACGAGATCCTGGTCCAGCTCTCCGCCGCCCCCGGCGGCTCGCTGCGGATGACCGACCTGGCCGACCGCCTGATCACCTCCAAGAGCGGCCTCACCTACCAGGTCACCCAGCTGGAGAAGGCCGGCCTGGTCGCCCGCCGCTCCTGCCCGAGCGACGTGCGCGGCGTCTTCGCCGAGATCACCGACCAGGGCTGGACGGCGCTGCGGGCCGCCGCCCCCGGCCACGTCGCCGCCGTCCGCGAGGCCCTGATCGACGTCCTCACCCCGGCCCAGCTGGCCGCCCTCGCCGAGAGCCTCGGCACCGTCAGCGACCGCCTGCGCGCCGCCGACTCCTGA
- a CDS encoding dioxygenase, with protein sequence MSTPTTERMPALYLSHGAPPLADDPVWPGQLAAWSAELPRPKAILMVSAHWEEAPLAIGAVRPLPLVYDFWGFPEHYYRVQYAAPGAPELAASVRKLLSAPGTPVQDVPDRGLDHGAYVPLVEMYPDADVPVLQVSLPTLDPRELMEIGRKLAPLRDEGVLIVGSGFFTHNLRALSPDGRVTSVMAEFDDWGRRALEARDLDALLDFEHKAPAGRLAHPRTEHFAPLFVTLGAGEADLGEQRSVIDGFWMGLAKRSVQLG encoded by the coding sequence ATGAGCACCCCCACCACCGAGCGCATGCCCGCCCTCTACCTCTCGCACGGCGCGCCCCCGCTCGCCGACGACCCCGTCTGGCCCGGCCAGCTCGCCGCCTGGTCCGCCGAGCTGCCCCGCCCCAAGGCGATCCTGATGGTCTCCGCGCACTGGGAGGAGGCCCCGCTGGCGATCGGCGCGGTCCGCCCCCTCCCGCTGGTGTACGACTTCTGGGGCTTCCCCGAGCACTACTACCGGGTGCAGTACGCCGCCCCCGGCGCGCCCGAGCTCGCCGCCTCGGTCCGCAAGCTGCTCAGTGCCCCCGGCACCCCCGTCCAGGACGTGCCGGACCGCGGGCTGGACCACGGCGCGTACGTCCCGCTGGTCGAGATGTACCCGGACGCGGACGTCCCCGTCCTCCAGGTCTCGCTGCCCACCCTCGACCCGCGCGAGCTGATGGAGATCGGCCGCAAGCTCGCCCCGCTGCGCGACGAGGGCGTCCTGATCGTCGGCTCCGGCTTCTTCACCCACAACCTGCGCGCCCTCTCCCCCGACGGCCGGGTCACCTCGGTGATGGCCGAGTTCGACGACTGGGGCCGCCGCGCCCTGGAGGCCCGCGACCTCGACGCCCTGCTCGACTTCGAGCACAAGGCCCCCGCCGGCCGCCTCGCCCACCCCCGCACCGAGCACTTCGCCCCGCTCTTCGTCACCCTCGGCGCGGGCGAGGCCGACCTCGGCGAGCAGCGCAGCGTCATCGACGGCTTCTGGATGGGCCTGGCCAAGCGCTCCGTCCAGCTCGGCTGA